A genome region from Streptomyces sp. ITFR-16 includes the following:
- a CDS encoding MFS transporter, whose product MSTRPRSGLLRQHDFRLLWAGETASRFGSNITGVAMPLVAVVTLDASTFWVSALAAAAWLPWLLIGLPAGAWVDRLPRRPLMVTCNLLSLVLLLSVPAAAWLDVLTMGQLLVVSLFTGLANVFFSIAYRVYLPFVVNREHLTEANAKLQGSESAAQLAGLGGGGVLAGVFGAVTGLLADAATFLASTFCLLGIRATEPPPKKPERPTTLRKDVAEGLRHTLRDPYLRVLTTYGTVTNLLLTGYQAILTVFLVRELHVGEATVGWLLAGSSVGGLLGAVVATPIARRFGTARGMLLCKFATAPFGLLIPLAEPGWRVVLLPLGGAVLALGVVSANVIQGAFRQTYCPPQLLGRITASVSVANFGAIPVGSLLGGVLGGVLGLRPTLWLLTSGLAVSSVLLLIGPLRGRRDLPTEPPGDLAKPAGPASALVSGADAGVLEDSGVPTPPLRRAPRETDPAQR is encoded by the coding sequence ATGAGCACAAGGCCCAGGTCCGGACTGTTGCGGCAGCACGACTTCCGGCTGCTCTGGGCGGGAGAGACCGCCAGCCGCTTCGGCAGCAACATCACTGGCGTCGCCATGCCGCTGGTGGCCGTGGTCACCCTGGACGCGAGTACCTTCTGGGTCAGCGCCCTGGCCGCCGCCGCGTGGCTGCCCTGGCTCCTGATCGGCCTGCCGGCCGGGGCATGGGTCGACCGGCTGCCCCGGCGTCCCCTCATGGTGACCTGCAATCTTCTCTCGCTCGTCCTCCTGCTCAGCGTGCCCGCCGCTGCCTGGCTCGACGTGCTGACCATGGGCCAGCTGCTCGTTGTCTCGCTGTTCACCGGCCTCGCAAACGTCTTCTTCTCCATCGCCTACCGGGTCTACCTGCCGTTCGTCGTCAATCGTGAGCACCTCACCGAGGCCAACGCCAAGCTGCAGGGCAGCGAGTCGGCGGCGCAGCTGGCCGGGCTCGGCGGCGGCGGCGTCCTGGCGGGGGTGTTCGGCGCGGTCACCGGACTGCTCGCCGACGCCGCGACCTTCCTTGCCTCCACGTTCTGCCTCCTCGGCATCCGCGCCACCGAACCGCCACCGAAGAAGCCTGAGCGCCCCACCACCCTGCGCAAGGACGTAGCGGAGGGCCTGCGGCACACCCTGCGAGACCCCTACCTGCGCGTTCTCACCACCTACGGCACCGTCACCAACCTGCTGCTCACCGGATACCAGGCCATCCTGACCGTATTCCTCGTTCGCGAGCTCCACGTCGGCGAGGCCACCGTGGGCTGGCTCCTCGCGGGCAGCAGCGTCGGCGGGCTGCTCGGTGCCGTCGTAGCCACTCCGATCGCCCGCCGCTTCGGCACAGCCCGCGGCATGCTCCTGTGCAAGTTCGCCACCGCTCCCTTCGGCCTGCTCATCCCACTTGCCGAACCGGGCTGGCGGGTCGTCCTGCTCCCCCTGGGCGGTGCCGTTCTCGCCCTGGGCGTGGTTTCCGCCAACGTCATCCAGGGTGCCTTCCGGCAGACGTACTGTCCGCCGCAGCTTCTCGGCCGGATCACCGCCAGTGTCTCCGTCGCCAACTTCGGTGCCATACCGGTCGGTTCGCTCCTCGGCGGTGTACTCGGCGGTGTGCTCGGACTACGGCCCACGCTCTGGCTGCTCACCTCTGGCCTTGCGGTCAGTTCTGTCCTGCTCCTGATCGGCCCGCTGCGTGGCCGCCGCGACCTGCCCACCGAACCCCCCGGCGACCTCGCCAAGCCTGCCGGGCCGGCGTCCGCCCTCGTGTCCGGCGCGGACGCCGGCGTCCTTGAGGACTCCGGGGTGCCCACCCCGCCCTTGCGGCGGGCACCCCGGGAGACAGACCCCGCGCAACGCTGA
- a CDS encoding ATP-grasp domain-containing protein, whose amino-acid sequence MNTPQLLLVESNTTGTGRQFAQRAHAFGAEPVLLTADPGRYPYAAEDGLRTVVVDTADDNALWAAATALADRAPIAGVLSSSEYYVATAADLALRLGLHGPSADAVRSCRDKSLQRSALAAAGVPVPLFAVAGDVSEALAAAQWLGGPVVVKPVQGSGSLGVRLCRDRDEVAEHTSVLLATTVNERGISTPGVVLVEQYLTGREFSVEVFAENALVTVAKHVGAPPVFVETGHDVPALLPPDQAAALINSAVRAVKALGLGWGAAHVELRLDGDVARVIEVNPRLAGGMIPELVRRAHGIDLVGAQVRAALGEDITDLIRPGADTSTGAASIRFLTTRTESVLADVTAAESAARAVPGVVDTALYRPVGTRVGPAEDFRGRVGHVIAAGGTPDRTAEAAEAALAALAGALKIPESLVTKDVLPV is encoded by the coding sequence GTGAACACCCCCCAGCTTCTGCTCGTCGAGTCCAATACCACCGGCACCGGACGCCAGTTCGCCCAACGAGCCCATGCCTTCGGCGCCGAACCCGTGTTGCTCACCGCCGATCCCGGCCGCTACCCCTACGCCGCCGAGGACGGCCTGCGCACCGTTGTCGTCGACACCGCCGACGACAATGCCCTGTGGGCCGCCGCGACCGCCCTCGCCGACCGCGCGCCGATCGCCGGGGTGCTCTCCAGCTCCGAGTACTACGTGGCCACGGCAGCCGACCTCGCGCTGCGGCTCGGCCTGCACGGTCCCTCTGCCGACGCGGTCCGTTCCTGCCGAGACAAGTCCCTTCAGCGGAGCGCCCTGGCCGCTGCCGGGGTTCCCGTGCCTCTCTTCGCAGTGGCAGGTGACGTCTCGGAGGCCCTTGCCGCTGCTCAGTGGCTGGGTGGCCCGGTCGTCGTCAAGCCCGTCCAGGGGTCGGGGAGCCTGGGTGTGCGGCTCTGCCGCGACCGTGACGAGGTTGCCGAGCACACGAGTGTCCTGCTCGCCACCACCGTAAACGAACGTGGCATCAGTACTCCCGGAGTCGTCCTCGTCGAGCAGTACCTGACCGGCCGTGAGTTCTCCGTGGAGGTATTCGCAGAGAACGCCCTCGTGACCGTCGCCAAGCACGTCGGCGCACCCCCGGTCTTCGTTGAGACGGGCCATGACGTCCCCGCCCTCCTGCCCCCCGACCAGGCCGCCGCGCTCATCAACAGTGCCGTTCGCGCCGTCAAGGCTCTCGGCCTCGGCTGGGGGGCAGCCCACGTCGAGCTCCGGCTCGACGGCGACGTGGCCCGCGTCATCGAGGTCAACCCCCGGCTGGCCGGCGGCATGATCCCGGAGCTCGTACGCCGCGCCCACGGCATCGACCTGGTCGGCGCTCAGGTGCGGGCCGCACTCGGCGAAGACATCACCGACCTCATCCGCCCCGGGGCTGACACCTCCACCGGAGCGGCCTCCATCCGCTTCCTCACCACCCGCACCGAGAGCGTCCTCGCGGACGTCACCGCTGCCGAGTCGGCCGCCAGAGCCGTGCCCGGTGTCGTCGACACCGCTCTGTACCGCCCGGTCGGCACTCGGGTCGGACCAGCCGAGGACTTCCGCGGCCGGGTGGGCCACGTCATCGCCGCCGGGGGGACCCCCGACCGTACCGCCGAGGCCGCCGAGGCCGCCCTCGCCGCCCTCGCCGGCGCACTAAAAATTCCTGAGAGCCTCGTCACCAAGGATGTTCTGCCGGTATGA
- a CDS encoding PLP-dependent cysteine synthase family protein, whose amino-acid sequence MTTTTIAGAVKLHDSVVDATELPRIIQVTDNLYAAAFSLMKLLPARYIIDRAEAAGVLRPGTRVIETSSGTFALGLAMVCRLRGYDLTIVGDSAIDRDLRNRLEMLGADVEIVEYAGQAGGIQGARLARVAELQRLHPDSFVPGQYDNPDNPGAYSVVADLIGETVGSVDCLVGPVGSGGSTGGLAAALRPADPALHLVGVDTHGSIIFGTPDGPRTLRGLGSSIHPGNVKHSAYDEVHWVTASEAFHATHELFRNHGLFMGPTSGASFQVASWWAAHNPDSKVVMVLPDEGYRYQSTVYHAEWLREQGIEPAPSPGGPVTVDHPLDAPNSWTRLVWARRGFDDVVTPEVQA is encoded by the coding sequence ATGACTACGACCACGATCGCGGGCGCCGTCAAGCTGCACGACTCGGTGGTGGACGCCACCGAACTGCCCCGCATCATCCAGGTGACCGACAACCTCTACGCCGCCGCGTTCAGCCTGATGAAGCTGCTGCCCGCGCGCTACATCATCGACCGCGCCGAAGCCGCGGGCGTGCTGCGGCCCGGCACTCGCGTCATCGAGACCTCCTCCGGTACCTTCGCCCTCGGTCTGGCGATGGTCTGCCGACTGCGCGGCTACGATCTGACCATCGTCGGCGACTCCGCCATCGACCGCGACCTGCGCAACCGCCTGGAGATGCTCGGCGCCGACGTCGAGATCGTCGAGTACGCCGGTCAGGCCGGCGGCATCCAGGGCGCCCGCCTCGCCCGTGTCGCGGAGCTCCAGCGGCTCCATCCCGACAGCTTCGTCCCCGGCCAGTACGACAACCCGGACAACCCCGGCGCCTACTCCGTGGTCGCCGACCTCATCGGCGAGACCGTTGGCTCCGTGGACTGCCTTGTCGGCCCGGTCGGCTCCGGCGGCTCCACGGGTGGCCTTGCCGCCGCTCTGCGTCCTGCCGACCCGGCCCTGCACCTCGTCGGCGTCGACACTCACGGATCGATCATCTTCGGCACCCCCGACGGCCCGCGTACCCTGCGCGGGCTCGGCAGCAGTATCCACCCGGGCAACGTCAAGCACAGCGCCTATGACGAGGTGCACTGGGTCACCGCTTCCGAAGCCTTCCACGCCACCCATGAACTCTTCCGCAACCACGGTCTGTTCATGGGACCCACCAGCGGCGCCTCCTTCCAGGTCGCCTCCTGGTGGGCCGCGCACAACCCCGACAGCAAGGTCGTCATGGTGCTTCCCGACGAGGGATACCGCTACCAGTCCACTGTCTACCACGCCGAGTGGCTCCGCGAGCAGGGCATCGAGCCCGCCCCCAGCCCCGGCGGTCCCGTCACCGTCGACCACCCGCTGGATGCCCCGAACTCCTGGACCCGCCTGGTCTGGGCCCGCCGCGGATTCGACGACGTGGTGACGCCGGAGGTACAGGCGTGA
- a CDS encoding kinase, with amino-acid sequence MVDHSGWRVGVASAPIHHGEILQGVFPHRGRPTRGLVTLPCTVYTARASFIPARGKELTVSPAWKTKAMRSAQLTAEACIPVGEGPVGGRLILTDDVPLCRGFGSSTSDVLAAVWAVQDALVNPLPAEEVARIAVRAETASDSLMFNESSVLFAQREGKVIEDFGYRMPTVRVLGFGSRPENEGKGVDTLAFPPAEYGAAELKLFADLQVMLREAIQAKDVALVGAVATASTDINQRHLPIPRLDGLRTIVRETGALGIQTAHSGDIAGLLYDRDDPEVEARTEHAQRLLHNIGIHEQWIFTTGD; translated from the coding sequence ATGGTGGATCATTCCGGTTGGCGGGTCGGCGTCGCCTCGGCTCCCATACATCACGGCGAAATTCTCCAGGGCGTCTTCCCGCACCGAGGCCGGCCGACCCGAGGGCTGGTCACTCTGCCTTGCACGGTCTACACGGCCCGGGCTTCGTTCATCCCCGCGCGAGGCAAGGAGCTGACTGTCTCCCCGGCCTGGAAGACCAAGGCAATGCGCTCCGCGCAACTCACCGCAGAGGCGTGCATACCGGTCGGTGAGGGTCCGGTCGGCGGCCGCCTCATACTCACGGATGACGTCCCTCTCTGCCGCGGTTTCGGCTCCTCCACCAGCGACGTGCTGGCCGCGGTCTGGGCCGTCCAGGACGCCTTGGTGAATCCGTTGCCCGCCGAGGAGGTCGCTCGGATCGCGGTGCGCGCCGAGACCGCGTCCGACTCACTGATGTTCAACGAGAGCTCGGTTCTCTTCGCTCAGCGTGAGGGCAAAGTCATCGAGGACTTCGGCTATCGCATGCCCACTGTGCGAGTGCTCGGATTCGGCTCAAGACCCGAGAACGAAGGCAAGGGAGTCGATACCCTGGCCTTCCCGCCGGCCGAATACGGAGCCGCCGAGCTGAAGCTCTTCGCCGACCTCCAGGTCATGCTGCGCGAGGCCATCCAGGCCAAGGACGTCGCCCTCGTGGGTGCCGTCGCCACCGCCAGCACCGACATCAACCAGCGTCATCTGCCCATCCCGCGCCTCGATGGCCTGCGGACCATCGTCCGCGAGACCGGAGCGCTCGGCATACAGACCGCGCACAGCGGCGACATCGCAGGCCTTCTCTACGACCGTGACGACCCCGAGGTCGAGGCCCGCACCGAGCACGCCCAGCGACTGCTGCACAACATCGGCATCCACGAACAGTGGATCTTCACGACGGGTGACTGA
- the argH gene encoding argininosuccinate lyase: MTDSSHVSGPPATGTGEAGVDTGRLRTGLDPRAHRIVYGQYQSDGDDPVGGELRLISEVDRAHLVMLTERGIVDTTRAGALLDTVEALRADDFAPVRDRPMPRGLYLAYEGWLVDRLGQQTGGVLHTGRSRNDLNATTVRLKARGPYSELLDEVTVLIRVLLEKGEAYQDVTMPAYTHGQPAVPISYGHYLTGTAGAVLRSLEGLLDAGREIDVNPLGAGAVGGTSVPVDPSRTAELLGFTTAAPNSVDAVASRDFVLRMLSSAAVLGVLLARVARDLTWWTTEEFGLLRMADDLVGSSSMMPQKRNPFLLEHIQGRSTAALAGFTGAAASMATAGYTNAIAVGTEAVRHLWPALADTTQAVTLLRLVVAGAEPNREQMRERAREGLTSATYLAERLVVDGIPFRTAHHLVGETVLAALDGGAPLSDAARAHPAVAPAAAGYPADWLDPETVASACTHGGGPGGPAQTAALARAHAELRRLTAESGARRARWADAARRLDSSVAKVVAER, translated from the coding sequence ATGACTGACAGCAGCCACGTATCTGGCCCGCCCGCTACCGGCACTGGGGAGGCCGGTGTGGACACCGGGCGGCTGCGCACCGGGCTCGACCCGCGCGCCCACCGCATCGTCTACGGGCAATATCAATCTGACGGGGACGACCCTGTCGGCGGCGAACTACGACTGATCAGCGAGGTCGACCGAGCCCACCTGGTGATGCTCACCGAACGCGGCATCGTCGACACCACTCGCGCGGGGGCCCTCCTCGACACCGTCGAAGCCCTGCGTGCCGACGACTTCGCCCCCGTTCGCGACCGCCCCATGCCCCGTGGCCTGTACTTGGCGTACGAGGGCTGGCTCGTCGACAGACTCGGCCAGCAAACCGGTGGAGTCCTGCACACCGGGCGCTCCCGCAACGACCTCAATGCCACCACCGTACGTCTGAAGGCGCGTGGCCCCTACAGCGAACTCCTCGACGAAGTCACCGTGCTGATCCGCGTCCTGCTGGAGAAGGGCGAGGCGTACCAGGACGTAACCATGCCCGCGTACACCCACGGCCAGCCCGCAGTCCCCATCAGTTACGGCCACTACCTCACCGGCACCGCCGGTGCGGTGCTGCGCTCGCTGGAGGGACTCCTTGACGCCGGCCGGGAGATCGACGTCAATCCGCTCGGCGCCGGGGCGGTCGGCGGAACCTCCGTGCCCGTCGACCCCTCCCGCACTGCCGAACTCCTCGGTTTCACCACCGCCGCGCCCAACTCCGTCGACGCCGTCGCCTCTCGTGACTTCGTCCTGCGGATGCTCTCGTCCGCCGCCGTACTCGGCGTACTCCTCGCCCGAGTCGCCCGCGACCTCACCTGGTGGACCACCGAGGAATTCGGGCTGCTGAGAATGGCCGACGACCTCGTCGGGTCCAGCTCGATGATGCCGCAGAAGCGCAACCCCTTCCTCCTCGAACACATACAGGGCCGCTCGACAGCCGCCCTCGCCGGATTCACCGGCGCCGCCGCGTCCATGGCCACCGCCGGCTACACCAACGCCATCGCCGTCGGCACCGAGGCTGTACGCCACCTCTGGCCCGCCCTGGCCGACACCACCCAGGCCGTCACCCTGCTCCGGCTCGTCGTAGCCGGAGCGGAACCCAACCGGGAACAGATGCGTGAACGCGCGCGGGAGGGGCTCACCTCGGCCACCTACCTCGCTGAACGCCTCGTCGTCGACGGTATCCCCTTCCGCACCGCCCACCACCTGGTCGGCGAGACTGTCCTCGCCGCCCTCGACGGCGGAGCACCCCTGTCCGACGCGGCCCGCGCCCACCCGGCGGTCGCCCCCGCCGCCGCAGGCTATCCGGCCGACTGGCTCGACCCCGAGACCGTCGCCAGTGCCTGCACCCACGGCGGTGGGCCCGGCGGCCCGGCGCAGACCGCCGCCTTGGCCCGCGCGCACGCAGAGCTGCGCCGTCTCACCGCCGAGTCGGGCGCCCGACGGGCCCGCTGGGCCGATGCCGCCAGGCGGCTCGACAGCTCCGTCGCCAAGGTGGTGGCGGAGCGATGA